The Herpetosiphonaceae bacterium nucleotide sequence GTCGCGCTCGTAGATCGCAATGCCGAACGCCGACGCGCCGATCCGTCGATCGCGATGATGCAGCCCCACTGAGCCGATCACCTTGCCGTCGACCTCGATCACGAACCAGCTTCGATCTTCGTTCTCGACATGTTTATCAAAGTCCTTCTCGATCGTCGCCAGCGGGATCGGCTGCCAGTTGCCGTCGGCCAGCAGCACCAGATCGAGATCGCGCTCCAGCGCGTGCAAGGTTTTAAGATCGTCACGCTCGACAGCGCGCAAGAGTACTTTTTCGCCTCGTAACATGTTCAGCTCCCTGAATGGCGCTCCAGCCATTCGCGGCGCAGCACGCCCATCTGGACGGTATCGATATGTTTGCCCGCAACCCAGATGGCCTCGCGCATGCGTCCTTCCTCGACAAAGCCCGCCGCCCGGTAGCAGCGCAGCGCGCGCTCGTTCGTCGCCCACGTCTCCAGCGAGATCCGATGGTAGTTTTCGATCACAAACGCCCAGCGCAGCAGCGTGCGGAGCGCGTCGCGTCCGTAGCCTCGTCCAAGCTGCTCGCCGTGCAGCACGATCCCAAGCCAGGCGTGCTGCGAGCGCCGGTCGATGTGCTTGAGCGAGATCGAGCCGATACAGCGTCCATCGTGATCGACCGCAAAATGAACTTCGCTGTCCGGCGAGGCGTTCTGGATGAAGTGCCAGCGCTGACGCGCCGCCTCAGCCGTATAAGGCACCCACGTACCCCTTCCCAACAGCGCTACCTCGACGTTGTAGGCCATCATTCGATACCAGGCGTCGAAGTCCTCCTCGCGGAAAGGCCGCAGGATGATATGCTCACCCTTCAGCATTGCCATGTTCTCCTAGCAACCTGACCATCCCGCTCATCCGCGATAGGTCAAGCTCATCGCGCGTCACAT carries:
- a CDS encoding GNAT family protein, which encodes MLRGEKVLLRAVERDDLKTLHALERDLDLVLLADGNWQPIPLATIEKDFDKHVENEDRSWFVIEVDGKVIGSVGLHHRDRRIGASAFGIAIYERDYLGKGYGRDAIDVLLRWAFLVQNFRRIWLETWSVNERAIRCYRAVGFVEEGRLREQAYFNGSYYDVVLMGMLRSEWEARRNR
- a CDS encoding GNAT family protein, with translation MAMLKGEHIILRPFREEDFDAWYRMMAYNVEVALLGRGTWVPYTAEAARQRWHFIQNASPDSEVHFAVDHDGRCIGSISLKHIDRRSQHAWLGIVLHGEQLGRGYGRDALRTLLRWAFVIENYHRISLETWATNERALRCYRAAGFVEEGRMREAIWVAGKHIDTVQMGVLRREWLERHSGS